In the Fibrobacter sp. genome, one interval contains:
- a CDS encoding class I SAM-dependent methyltransferase, with translation MSIKEPDQSVWNKFWKRKNDMDKVYPSSPSVLEAIKKNFDLKGLKVLEVGAGTGRDSAELARLGAEVYVLDFAENSLKIVNSLREKENIQENLHLVRGDAFKAPFPDETFDLVFHQGLAEHFKDPLPLIQENYRILKHGGHCLCDVPQTVHPYTVIKHILIAMDKWFAGWETQFTMPQLKKLMTTAGFETVYTYGDWMRPNLYYRMLREVGFKVGIELPKYPLQGTVYHKLKESFLDSLATRPIMHYTQLCIGVLGRKP, from the coding sequence ATGTCGATTAAAGAGCCCGATCAGTCCGTTTGGAATAAGTTTTGGAAGCGCAAGAACGATATGGACAAGGTGTATCCCTCGTCTCCGTCTGTGCTGGAAGCAATCAAGAAAAATTTTGACTTGAAGGGATTGAAGGTTCTTGAAGTTGGTGCGGGCACTGGCCGAGACAGTGCGGAACTTGCACGCCTTGGTGCCGAAGTCTATGTTCTGGACTTTGCCGAAAACAGCCTGAAGATTGTGAACTCCCTTCGCGAAAAGGAAAACATTCAGGAAAATCTGCACCTTGTCCGTGGTGATGCCTTTAAGGCGCCTTTCCCCGACGAAACCTTTGACCTTGTTTTCCATCAGGGCCTGGCGGAACATTTTAAGGATCCCCTTCCCTTGATTCAGGAAAACTACAGAATTTTAAAACACGGTGGCCACTGCCTTTGCGATGTTCCTCAGACGGTTCATCCCTACACGGTAATCAAGCATATCCTGATTGCAATGGACAAGTGGTTTGCTGGCTGGGAAACACAGTTTACCATGCCTCAGCTTAAAAAGCTTATGACCACCGCTGGCTTTGAAACCGTTTATACATACGGCGACTGGATGCGTCCCAACCTTTACTACCGAATGCTTCGCGAAGTGGGCTTCAAGGTTGGAATCGAACTTCCCAAGTATCCGCTCCAGGGGACTGTCTACCACAAGCTGAAGGAATCCTTCCTGGATTCTTTGGCGACACGTCCTATTATGCATTACACTCAGCTTTGCATTGGAGTCTTGGGTCGAAAGCCCTAA
- a CDS encoding UvrD-helicase domain-containing protein, giving the protein MDAESILAGLNSDQRAAVLHDHNVGAQLLILAGAGSGKTSVLTKRIQYRILCGVIPDKILALTFTAKAAAEMRERVQALFPNAGVRLCTFHSLALYMLKCKVPCDGGALVPAYEMLGFEKIPSPTDSSDREFLQKLSKLKLKSGRLSRENLFAYGYSSLMQAKLEPLRKEVLRTGQVVFEDLIYLAIRLMEEFPVARDYFRGLWEEILVDEYQDINPTQYRLVKNILGDRNQLFVVGDDDQAIYGFRGADIGNINRFREDFKQSTLIRLEWNYRSVPNVLQLANGIFTNKPIHLRKVLRAGNPKGSKGNPVYQENRRPEIWTSENPVEEMVRVVSSIKEFREGYDLKWENFAILVRYNRQRLYYEEALKDYGIPVAGEGVEDGVHVETVHASKGLQYAVVYYAGMSEKLTPGECLGSRKQRKLQMEEERRLYYVGVTRAEAVLILLYCKKRFWKGRLRKLKRSRFLPKEKPYSDFYMPLIIFRFYVVFIVLGYMCFQMIRAPFARMIHGKDLTTWIDVRVQFFAAFCMKMLRVDLTIDNQAVLGKVDWSRPVFVVGNHSSFSDIPVVFLAIQRTIGFVAKESLGKVPFLNFWMKQIGCILVNRTRGGAAASVRKVISESKTAPKVFIFPEGTRSKDGKMGPFKSGAFRFAYENNGIVLPVVIRGTAAVWEARKDTKPCKVHVTLLDPIDVSAMLKENPNLDPKQDLAPMVRDMMVKVL; this is encoded by the coding sequence ATGGATGCCGAAAGCATTTTGGCCGGATTGAACTCCGACCAGAGAGCCGCTGTCTTACATGATCATAACGTTGGTGCCCAACTTTTAATTCTGGCAGGCGCCGGCTCCGGAAAAACATCGGTGCTGACGAAGCGGATTCAGTATCGCATTTTGTGCGGTGTTATTCCCGACAAGATTCTTGCCTTGACTTTTACAGCGAAGGCTGCTGCAGAAATGCGGGAACGTGTCCAGGCGCTGTTCCCTAATGCAGGGGTGAGGCTGTGTACCTTCCACTCTCTCGCTTTGTATATGCTTAAGTGCAAGGTTCCCTGCGATGGAGGCGCTCTTGTGCCTGCCTATGAAATGCTTGGCTTTGAAAAAATTCCATCACCGACGGACTCCTCTGACCGGGAATTTTTGCAGAAGTTGTCGAAACTGAAATTAAAATCGGGACGACTGTCCAGGGAAAATCTTTTTGCCTACGGGTACAGTTCCCTGATGCAAGCGAAGCTGGAGCCTTTACGGAAGGAAGTCTTGCGAACGGGGCAGGTTGTTTTTGAGGATTTGATTTATTTGGCGATCCGCCTGATGGAAGAGTTTCCTGTGGCTAGGGATTATTTCCGCGGTCTTTGGGAAGAAATCCTTGTGGATGAATACCAGGATATCAATCCTACCCAGTATCGTTTGGTGAAAAATATTCTTGGGGATAGGAACCAGCTGTTTGTTGTGGGTGACGATGACCAGGCCATCTATGGTTTTCGAGGGGCGGACATTGGAAACATCAACAGGTTCCGCGAAGATTTTAAACAGAGTACGTTGATCCGTCTGGAATGGAACTATCGTTCTGTGCCCAATGTTCTGCAGCTGGCCAATGGAATCTTTACGAATAAGCCGATTCACTTGCGAAAAGTTCTGCGTGCGGGTAATCCCAAAGGGTCGAAGGGTAATCCCGTTTATCAGGAAAATCGTCGTCCTGAAATTTGGACTTCGGAAAACCCTGTGGAGGAAATGGTCAGGGTGGTGTCTTCCATCAAGGAGTTTCGGGAAGGTTACGACCTGAAATGGGAGAATTTTGCGATTCTTGTGCGGTACAATCGACAACGTCTCTATTATGAGGAGGCGTTGAAGGATTATGGAATTCCGGTGGCGGGGGAGGGTGTGGAAGATGGCGTTCATGTGGAGACCGTTCATGCTTCCAAGGGGTTGCAGTATGCGGTGGTCTATTACGCAGGAATGTCTGAGAAACTTACACCGGGAGAATGTCTTGGATCAAGAAAACAGCGTAAGCTTCAGATGGAGGAGGAACGTAGGCTGTATTACGTGGGGGTGACCAGGGCGGAGGCTGTTCTTATTTTGTTATATTGCAAAAAAAGATTTTGGAAGGGGCGACTCCGCAAACTGAAACGGTCCCGTTTTCTTCCCAAGGAAAAGCCTTACTCGGATTTTTATATGCCTTTGATTATCTTCAGATTCTACGTTGTGTTTATCGTGCTGGGTTACATGTGCTTCCAGATGATTCGCGCGCCCTTTGCCCGCATGATTCACGGAAAGGATCTTACAACTTGGATTGATGTTCGTGTCCAGTTCTTTGCCGCCTTTTGCATGAAGATGCTTCGCGTAGACTTGACCATTGATAACCAGGCCGTCCTTGGCAAGGTTGATTGGTCCCGCCCGGTCTTTGTAGTTGGTAACCATAGTTCCTTCTCGGATATTCCGGTGGTGTTCCTGGCAATTCAGAGAACAATCGGCTTTGTGGCGAAGGAATCCCTGGGCAAGGTGCCCTTCCTGAATTTCTGGATGAAGCAGATTGGCTGCATTCTGGTGAACCGTACCCGTGGCGGTGCAGCCGCCTCTGTACGTAAGGTGATTTCTGAATCCAAGACTGCCCCTAAGGTATTCATCTTCCCCGAGGGAACCCGTAGCAAGGATGGAAAGATGGGTCCCTTTAAGAGTGGCGCCTTCCGGTTTGCCTACGAAAATAACGGCATCGTGCTTCCGGTTGTCATTAGGGGAACCGCTGCCGTATGGGAAGCTCGTAAGGATACCAAGCCTTGCAAGGTTCATGTTACCTTGTTAGATCCTATTGATGTCTCTGCCATGCTTAAGGAAAATCCCAATCTGGATCCTAAGCAGGATTTGGCTCCCATGGTTCGCGACATGATGGTGAAGGTGCTATGA
- a CDS encoding flippase-like domain-containing protein, translating to MRNDSLKSFLVFCLKLVVTLVPAYFVYRNIVMAPDWSVDDLYHLFDSKSLLPLLLALVCLGASNFTACLQWKLLLEKQNVHLSYSRLLKLYYVGLFFNNFMPGNVGGDAKKVYDIRMQGGQDSVGAGLTATFFDRLFGLFFITLFALAMGLLFFMHDEAQRAFMWPSFWIFLGFCGLFASLFSRRLGNLLCKVLAKVFPEKVNGRLIHMFQRFQQFRSVKLWVFISILSAFTQGLRILVHCFCGIAVGVDLSISWYFYYIPLVAIVSALPISIGGFGPRELLAQSLFAKAGVASLESVVIQLLAYFVSLVLSLFGAFVFLLGDSKKKD from the coding sequence ATGAGGAATGATTCTCTGAAATCGTTCCTGGTGTTTTGCCTCAAGTTGGTGGTGACTCTTGTTCCCGCCTACTTTGTGTATCGTAATATTGTGATGGCTCCGGACTGGAGTGTAGATGACCTTTACCACCTGTTTGACAGCAAGAGCCTGCTTCCGTTGCTGTTGGCCTTGGTTTGCCTTGGTGCCTCCAACTTTACGGCCTGTCTTCAGTGGAAGTTGCTTCTAGAAAAACAGAACGTTCACTTGTCCTACAGTCGCTTGCTAAAGCTGTATTACGTAGGCCTATTCTTTAACAACTTCATGCCTGGCAATGTGGGCGGTGATGCAAAGAAGGTCTACGACATCCGAATGCAGGGTGGGCAGGATTCTGTGGGAGCGGGCCTTACAGCCACGTTCTTTGACCGTCTTTTTGGTTTGTTCTTTATTACGCTGTTTGCCCTGGCTATGGGCTTACTGTTCTTTATGCATGATGAGGCGCAGCGCGCTTTCATGTGGCCGTCCTTCTGGATCTTCCTGGGTTTCTGCGGACTGTTTGCCTCCCTGTTCAGTCGTCGTCTTGGCAACCTTCTTTGTAAGGTTTTGGCAAAGGTATTCCCCGAGAAAGTGAATGGTCGACTGATCCATATGTTCCAGCGCTTTCAGCAGTTCCGTTCCGTTAAGCTCTGGGTGTTTATCAGTATTCTTTCTGCCTTTACCCAGGGCCTTCGAATTTTAGTTCATTGTTTTTGCGGTATTGCGGTTGGTGTCGATCTTTCCATTTCTTGGTATTTCTATTACATCCCGTTGGTGGCCATTGTCAGTGCCTTGCCTATATCCATCGGTGGCTTTGGCCCTCGCGAACTTTTGGCCCAGTCCCTGTTTGCAAAGGCTGGGGTTGCAAGCCTGGAATCTGTCGTCATTCAGCTATTGGCTTATTTTGTAAGTCTTGTTCTTAGCTTGTTTGGCGCCTTTGTCTTCCTGCTTGGCGATAGCAAGAAAAAAGATTAA
- a CDS encoding glycosyltransferase family 4 protein, which translates to MNILVVNYRDRLHPAAGGAEKHLHRIFSLIAAAGHQVVLLTTAFAGCKEREMVDGIQVVRKGGDLLFQLTVAMNIRKLDKEFNFDVVLEDLNKLPLFTPYLIKKPVIVQMHHLWRTSIFHEASFPVAAVVWFFERIIPWVYRKENFIVVSPSTKRELSELGIEEDRIAVIYNGSDDCRVDLSADGSPLEMYSGLPYFLWLSRVHKYKGVWTALEAFEEFAKSHPDVKLMVAGDGPLLKKIPAWLKQRGLSNQVELLGFVSAERKRELLAGAVALLQTSYKEGWGLTVVEAAKLGTTTIASDVPGLRDSVRNGETGLLFQAGDASACASEMDRIYCNDDLRTRLASAAKAYADEFRWETAAELTLNMLQDSLIEHQVEENVDEE; encoded by the coding sequence TTGAACATACTTGTTGTAAATTACCGCGATCGATTGCACCCCGCTGCCGGTGGTGCCGAGAAACATTTGCATAGAATATTCTCCTTGATAGCCGCCGCTGGCCATCAGGTTGTTCTACTGACCACGGCCTTTGCCGGGTGCAAGGAACGAGAAATGGTTGATGGAATCCAGGTTGTCCGCAAGGGTGGAGACCTTCTTTTCCAGTTGACCGTTGCCATGAATATTCGAAAGCTGGACAAGGAATTCAACTTCGACGTGGTCCTTGAGGACTTGAACAAGCTGCCGCTCTTTACGCCTTACTTGATCAAGAAGCCGGTCATCGTGCAGATGCATCATCTGTGGAGAACCTCCATTTTCCATGAGGCGTCCTTCCCGGTGGCTGCCGTGGTGTGGTTCTTTGAACGGATTATTCCCTGGGTGTATCGCAAAGAAAATTTCATTGTGGTAAGCCCCAGTACCAAGCGTGAACTGTCTGAGCTTGGCATTGAGGAAGACCGCATTGCTGTTATCTACAATGGTTCTGACGACTGCAGGGTTGATTTGTCTGCAGATGGAAGTCCGTTGGAAATGTATTCCGGGCTGCCTTACTTCCTGTGGCTTTCCAGAGTCCATAAGTACAAAGGTGTCTGGACCGCGCTGGAAGCCTTTGAGGAATTCGCCAAGAGCCATCCCGATGTAAAACTTATGGTGGCTGGAGATGGCCCTTTGCTGAAGAAGATTCCTGCTTGGCTGAAACAGCGGGGGCTTTCTAACCAGGTTGAACTGTTGGGCTTTGTCAGTGCCGAACGAAAGCGCGAACTTCTGGCTGGCGCGGTTGCCTTGCTTCAGACCAGCTACAAGGAAGGCTGGGGCTTGACTGTGGTTGAGGCCGCCAAACTTGGTACGACTACGATTGCGTCCGATGTTCCGGGACTTAGGGATAGCGTTCGTAATGGTGAAACTGGCCTACTGTTCCAGGCGGGTGATGCCAGCGCCTGCGCTTCCGAGATGGACCGCATTTATTGTAACGATGACTTGCGTACTCGTCTTGCTTCTGCGGCGAAGGCTTATGCCGATGAATTCCGTTGGGAGACTGCTGCGGAACTGACCCTCAACATGCTTCAGGATTCCCTGATTGAACATCAGGTCGAGGAAAACGTAGATGAGGAATGA
- the murI gene encoding glutamate racemase gives MIGVFDSGFGGLTILKDLQRVLPEYDYMYLGDNARAPYGSRSYETIYRYTLQAVRELFSRGCPLVILACNTASARALRSIQQDVLPFEFPDRRVLGIIRPTAEEIGKFSKTGHVGVFATAGTVSSGSYLLEIEHFYPELKVTQHACPMWVPLVEYGERGTEGSRFFVQKEVDSLMAEDPEIDTVLLACTHYPLLEKEIRGALPQGVNLVFQGDIVADKTVDYLRRHPEMECRLTKNGKTSFLTTDTAKFFEKGAFLFGMRDISAESLTF, from the coding sequence ATGATCGGTGTCTTTGATTCGGGCTTCGGTGGCTTGACTATTTTGAAGGACCTGCAAAGGGTCCTCCCGGAATACGACTATATGTATCTGGGTGACAACGCTAGGGCTCCCTATGGTTCCCGTAGTTATGAGACTATCTACCGCTATACGCTCCAGGCTGTACGCGAACTTTTTTCCAGGGGATGCCCTCTGGTCATTCTGGCCTGCAATACGGCATCGGCCCGAGCCCTAAGAAGCATCCAGCAGGATGTTTTGCCCTTCGAGTTCCCAGACCGCAGGGTGTTGGGTATTATTCGCCCCACTGCCGAGGAAATTGGCAAGTTCAGCAAGACCGGCCATGTGGGGGTCTTTGCTACGGCGGGTACAGTTTCGTCGGGAAGCTACCTGCTTGAAATTGAGCATTTCTACCCAGAACTTAAGGTGACGCAACATGCTTGCCCTATGTGGGTACCTCTGGTGGAGTACGGTGAACGGGGGACCGAAGGAAGCCGTTTCTTTGTTCAGAAGGAAGTGGACTCCTTGATGGCGGAAGACCCTGAAATTGATACGGTACTCTTGGCCTGTACCCACTATCCCCTTCTGGAAAAGGAAATCCGCGGGGCTCTGCCTCAGGGGGTAAACCTGGTGTTCCAGGGCGACATCGTTGCAGACAAGACGGTGGACTATTTGCGCCGCCATCCGGAGATGGAATGCCGCCTTACAAAAAATGGAAAAACCAGTTTTTTGACCACGGATACTGCGAAATTCTTCGAAAAAGGCGCATTTTTGTTTGGAATGCGTGATATTTCCGCAGAGTCGTTGACTTTTTAA
- a CDS encoding RNA polymerase sigma factor RpoD/SigA: MHIDSTDTTLKRYLEDIRRTAPLSREEEQILFQKAKEGDKIARKKLISANMRFVLKVAIQYRGCPIPLPDLVSEGAMGLVRAIESFEHTRGLKFISYGVWWIKAYITRAINEQGNLIRLPANQHLRVRKALHEQSRGKEINEEIRELIQIGQRGVSFDSPLKADSKATYAEVLPDSGASNPEAESEIQSVEALARDLMEQLPEREAKVITGIFGINQEAPQTLREVGESMNISHERVRQLRDQALRRIRKYNSKEFLQEKKDAFLAAINK; encoded by the coding sequence ATGCATATTGATTCTACAGACACCACTCTTAAAAGATACCTAGAAGATATTCGCCGTACCGCTCCTCTTTCTCGTGAAGAAGAACAGATCCTCTTCCAGAAGGCAAAGGAAGGCGATAAAATCGCTCGCAAGAAACTTATCTCCGCTAACATGCGTTTCGTATTGAAGGTTGCCATTCAATATCGTGGCTGCCCCATTCCTCTGCCGGACCTAGTCAGCGAAGGCGCTATGGGCCTTGTCCGCGCAATCGAATCCTTCGAACACACCCGTGGTCTTAAGTTCATCTCTTATGGTGTATGGTGGATCAAGGCTTACATCACCCGCGCAATCAACGAACAGGGCAACCTCATTCGTCTTCCGGCAAACCAGCACCTCCGCGTGCGTAAGGCTTTGCACGAACAGTCCCGCGGTAAGGAAATCAACGAAGAAATCCGTGAACTTATCCAGATTGGCCAGCGCGGCGTTTCCTTCGACAGCCCCCTTAAGGCAGACTCCAAGGCTACCTACGCCGAAGTCCTCCCCGATAGCGGCGCATCCAACCCCGAAGCCGAATCTGAAATCCAGAGCGTCGAGGCTCTCGCCCGCGACCTCATGGAACAGCTGCCGGAACGCGAAGCAAAGGTCATTACAGGCATCTTCGGCATCAACCAGGAAGCTCCTCAGACCCTTCGTGAAGTGGGCGAATCCATGAACATCTCCCACGAACGTGTTCGTCAGCTGCGCGACCAGGCCCTCCGCCGTATTCGCAAGTACAACAGCAAGGAATTCCTCCAGGAAAAGAAGGACGCATTCTTGGCTGCCATCAACAAATAA